One genomic window of Vibrio ziniensis includes the following:
- a CDS encoding Hpt domain-containing protein: MALGYQGGRLIYKALAVIGMVWLLFLLAIFSQYRETSKMSGNVVELGNNIMSFHNSLHFKSPYRVTHANDMSLNLQLIYSLRVQLEADYRDSWLQPDVTHLIYVIDKFIEKSQLFLSKDLDILNMVEQLRSFRAEYENKPEIRRYYIELGAYLFESLFTEGEQSPEVYRSLDRIMVASQSISLDDRQHLQLTLAKVAKLLNQYAESGNLVDRLLQHEIYHELHTLEHKYYELFGLINLLMFILGGALFVCVVSATLIDQSRCRRMLQSLDIEEEQEAITDQISTQKKVRSEVMVGSDHLPIAKLPVESKIDIPQMLSSLNDDKESVKMLLRVFIEDHNKDCEKLMEQLSSDLGAAMRTAHSLKGVAGTIGANELKIIAIEIEAKLKKEQVPTDAEITNLEKCLDETVKSAQFWLDKASF, from the coding sequence ATGGCTTTAGGGTATCAGGGTGGTCGGCTCATCTATAAAGCATTGGCTGTAATTGGCATGGTTTGGTTGCTCTTCCTGCTAGCCATTTTTTCCCAATACAGAGAGACCTCCAAAATGAGTGGCAATGTGGTTGAGCTGGGCAACAATATAATGTCTTTTCATAATTCACTTCACTTTAAATCCCCCTATCGAGTCACTCATGCGAACGATATGTCTCTTAATCTTCAGCTTATATATTCGTTACGAGTGCAATTAGAGGCTGATTATAGAGATTCTTGGCTTCAGCCAGATGTGACACACCTAATCTATGTGATTGATAAGTTTATTGAAAAGAGTCAACTGTTTTTAAGTAAAGACTTAGATATTTTGAATATGGTTGAGCAACTGAGATCTTTTCGCGCTGAGTATGAAAATAAACCAGAAATCAGACGCTATTACATAGAGTTAGGGGCATATCTGTTTGAGTCTTTATTTACAGAAGGAGAGCAAAGTCCCGAAGTTTACCGCTCGTTAGATCGAATCATGGTAGCTTCGCAATCAATCTCCTTGGATGATAGACAGCATTTGCAACTAACTTTAGCTAAAGTTGCCAAGCTATTGAACCAATACGCAGAAAGCGGAAACTTAGTTGATCGCTTGTTACAGCATGAAATTTATCATGAGCTACACACACTAGAACATAAGTATTATGAACTGTTTGGTTTAATAAATCTGTTGATGTTTATTTTGGGGGGAGCGTTATTTGTTTGTGTGGTTAGTGCTACGCTGATTGACCAAAGTCGTTGTAGGCGAATGCTTCAATCTCTTGATATTGAGGAAGAACAAGAAGCCATCACTGACCAAATTTCAACGCAAAAAAAAGTGAGAAGCGAGGTTATGGTTGGTAGCGATCATTTACCCATAGCTAAGTTACCCGTTGAATCTAAGATAGATATCCCGCAAATGTTAAGTTCACTTAATGACGATAAAGAATCGGTAAAAATGTTGCTGCGTGTGTTTATTGAAGATCACAATAAAGATTGTGAAAAACTGATGGAGCAACTGAGTTCCGATTTGGGTGCCGCCATGAGAACTGCGCATAGCTTAAAAGGTGTAGCAGGAACGATCGGTGCAAATGAGTTAAAAATCATAGCAATAGAAATTGAAGCTAAGTTGAAGAAAGAACAAGTCCCCACAGACGCGGAAATTACAAATTTGGAGAAATGTCTCGATGAAACCGTTAAAAGTGCTCAGTTCTGGTTGGATAAGGCCTCTTTTTGA
- a CDS encoding low molecular weight phosphotyrosine protein phosphatase → MFSKILVVCVGNICRSPTGEYILKQHLPNKVVDSAGIASKNSGLVGKSADATAIKIAAEHGVDISMHQARQLTPELCSQYDLILVMEKGHINAVSEIAPEARGKTMLFGQWINQRDIPDPYRQSEEAFVHVYELIEQAAQKWASKL, encoded by the coding sequence ATGTTTTCCAAAATATTAGTAGTTTGCGTCGGTAACATTTGCCGTTCACCTACAGGTGAATACATATTAAAGCAACATTTACCTAATAAAGTGGTTGACTCGGCAGGTATAGCTTCTAAGAACAGTGGTTTAGTGGGCAAATCCGCTGACGCGACAGCAATTAAGATTGCCGCTGAACATGGTGTTGATATCAGTATGCACCAAGCAAGACAACTGACACCTGAACTCTGTAGCCAATATGATCTCATTCTAGTAATGGAAAAGGGTCACATCAATGCGGTAAGTGAAATTGCTCCAGAAGCTCGCGGTAAGACAATGTTGTTTGGTCAATGGATTAATCAACGAGATATTCCAGATCCATATCGACAAAGTGAAGAAGCCTTTGTCCATGTTTATGAATTAATTGAACAAGCTGCCCAAAAATGGGCAAGTAAATTATAG
- the asd gene encoding aspartate-semialdehyde dehydrogenase — translation MRVGLVGWRGMVGSVLMQRMVEEGDFNLIEPVFYSTSQIGVPAPNLGKDAGMLQDAFDIDSLKKLDAIITCQGGSYTEKVYPALRQAGWKGYWIDAASTLRMTSDAIITLDPVNLKQIQHGIHAGTNTFVGGNCTVSLMLMGLGGLFEKGLVEWTSAMTYQAASGAGAQNMRELISQMGVINDSVSSELANPSSSILDIDKKVAETMRSASFPTDQFGVPLAGSLIPWIDVKRDNGQSKEEWKAGVEANKILGTQDSPVLIDGTCVRIGAMRCHSQALTIKLKQSVPMDEIEEIIASHNEWVKVIPNERDITAKELSPAKVTGTMSIPVGRLRKMAMGDDFLNAFTVGDQLLWGAAEPLRRTLRIILSEKQ, via the coding sequence ATGAGAGTAGGTTTAGTGGGTTGGCGTGGCATGGTTGGTTCGGTACTCATGCAGCGTATGGTTGAAGAAGGTGATTTTAATCTAATTGAACCCGTATTCTACAGTACCTCACAAATTGGTGTTCCTGCGCCAAATTTAGGTAAAGATGCAGGAATGCTTCAAGATGCTTTCGATATTGATAGTCTTAAAAAACTTGACGCAATTATTACGTGTCAAGGTGGTAGCTATACCGAGAAGGTATATCCTGCACTCCGTCAGGCTGGCTGGAAGGGTTATTGGATCGATGCAGCATCAACTCTACGTATGACTTCAGATGCTATCATTACGCTTGATCCTGTGAACTTGAAGCAAATTCAACACGGTATTCACGCTGGTACCAATACATTTGTTGGTGGCAACTGTACTGTAAGTTTGATGTTAATGGGTCTTGGTGGTCTATTTGAAAAAGGTCTAGTCGAATGGACGAGCGCGATGACTTACCAAGCTGCATCTGGTGCTGGTGCGCAAAATATGCGTGAACTAATTTCTCAAATGGGTGTTATTAATGATTCAGTAAGTTCTGAACTAGCAAACCCTTCTAGCTCTATTCTTGATATCGATAAGAAAGTTGCTGAGACTATGCGCTCGGCATCATTCCCGACGGATCAGTTTGGTGTTCCGCTTGCGGGTTCTTTGATCCCATGGATCGATGTGAAGCGTGACAATGGTCAAAGTAAAGAAGAATGGAAAGCGGGCGTAGAAGCTAACAAGATTCTAGGTACTCAAGACTCACCGGTGTTAATTGATGGAACTTGTGTTCGAATTGGTGCAATGCGTTGTCACTCTCAAGCGCTAACTATCAAGTTAAAACAAAGTGTGCCTATGGATGAGATTGAGGAAATTATCGCTTCTCACAACGAGTGGGTAAAAGTAATTCCAAACGAGCGTGATATCACGGCTAAAGAACTCTCACCTGCTAAAGTAACGGGTACTATGTCTATTCCTGTTGGTCGTCTGCGTAAGATGGCGATGGGCGATGACTTCCTGAACGCATTCACAGTTGGTGACCAATTACTTTGGGGTGCCGCTGAGCCGTTACGTCGTACACTGCGTATTATTCTTTCTGAAAAACAATAA
- a CDS encoding polysaccharide export protein, producing MSKSYISLFAITSLLLTGCTVPGSHLPTGDKNVTVEESDDQETVASKVNVYPLTPSVLRNIKDKSLSFTTQANSELQKEVSEYEYYIGPGDVLNITVWDHPELTIPAGSYRSSTESGNWVHSDGTIFYPYIGEVKVAGKTVTEIRLMIANKLTKYIESPQVDVNVAAFRSQKSYITGEVRNPGQQVISNIPLTLLDAVNRAGGITSDADWRRVTLTRNGTEEQISLFALIQKGDLTQNRLLNDGDIVHVPRNDGQKVFVMGDVKQPQMLKIDRTGMSLTEALSQVGGINEYSADATGVFVIRSAKDDVQPNAEEEAVLANIYQLNIKDATALVVGTEFELEPFDVVYVTTTPIGRWNRLVLQLMPTISGFNELTEGALRVKNWP from the coding sequence GTGTCAAAAAGTTATATTTCGTTATTTGCCATTACTTCACTTTTATTGACAGGCTGTACTGTCCCTGGATCTCATCTACCAACGGGTGATAAGAATGTCACCGTTGAAGAATCAGATGATCAAGAAACGGTTGCTTCAAAAGTTAATGTGTATCCACTCACTCCTTCTGTTTTGCGCAATATTAAAGACAAATCGCTCAGTTTTACTACGCAAGCTAACAGTGAGTTACAAAAGGAAGTGTCTGAGTATGAATACTATATTGGTCCTGGTGATGTATTGAACATTACTGTATGGGATCACCCTGAGCTGACTATACCAGCGGGTTCATATCGTAGCTCAACAGAATCGGGCAATTGGGTTCATTCTGACGGCACTATCTTTTATCCATATATTGGTGAAGTAAAGGTTGCAGGTAAGACCGTAACGGAAATTCGCCTAATGATTGCCAATAAGCTGACAAAATACATTGAATCACCACAAGTTGATGTAAATGTGGCTGCTTTTCGATCTCAGAAATCTTATATAACAGGTGAAGTCCGTAACCCTGGCCAACAAGTAATCTCAAATATTCCGTTAACATTATTAGATGCGGTTAACCGAGCTGGTGGTATTACTTCTGACGCGGATTGGAGACGTGTAACTTTAACTCGCAATGGTACCGAAGAGCAGATTTCTCTTTTTGCATTAATTCAGAAAGGAGACCTGACTCAAAACCGTTTGCTCAACGATGGTGACATTGTCCATGTTCCTCGTAATGATGGGCAAAAAGTGTTTGTCATGGGCGATGTTAAGCAACCTCAGATGCTAAAAATTGATCGTACCGGTATGAGTTTGACCGAGGCGCTAAGCCAAGTCGGCGGAATTAACGAATATTCAGCTGATGCTACTGGTGTTTTTGTTATTCGCAGTGCAAAAGATGATGTTCAGCCTAATGCTGAAGAGGAAGCGGTATTAGCCAATATTTATCAACTGAATATTAAGGATGCTACTGCTTTGGTGGTTGGAACTGAGTTTGAACTTGAGCCATTCGATGTTGTTTATGTAACGACAACGCCTATCGGGCGCTGGAATCGTCTAGTTCTCCAATTGATGCCTACCATTTCTGGTTTCAATGAACTAACCGAAGGTGCACTAAGAGTCAAAAACTGGCCTTAG
- a CDS encoding NAD(P)H nitroreductase — MDALELLLNRRSMAKLEAPAPEGKALENIIRAGLRAPDHANLTPWRFVIAQGSGLHKLSDILVKAAIADNNDEASVAKMKSAPFRAPMVITIIARVTPHEKVPAFEQHLSAGCAVQAMQMAAVAQGFQGIWRSGNLMFHSEVRNAFGLEGDDQVVGFLYLGTPEGTTMKVPERELNKFVEFL, encoded by the coding sequence ATGGATGCTCTCGAACTGCTACTAAATCGTCGCTCTATGGCTAAACTGGAAGCTCCTGCTCCAGAAGGTAAAGCTTTGGAAAACATCATTCGTGCAGGTTTACGCGCACCGGATCACGCTAATTTAACACCTTGGCGCTTCGTTATTGCCCAGGGTAGTGGTCTTCATAAATTGTCTGACATTTTGGTTAAGGCTGCTATTGCTGATAATAACGACGAAGCCTCTGTTGCTAAGATGAAAAGCGCTCCTTTCAGGGCACCTATGGTGATCACAATTATCGCTAGAGTGACTCCTCATGAAAAAGTGCCAGCATTTGAACAGCATTTATCTGCGGGCTGCGCAGTGCAGGCAATGCAGATGGCAGCCGTAGCTCAAGGTTTTCAGGGTATTTGGCGTTCAGGTAACTTGATGTTCCATTCCGAAGTGAGAAATGCTTTTGGCTTAGAAGGTGACGATCAAGTGGTAGGCTTCCTTTATCTTGGTACTCCAGAAGGGACAACAATGAAAGTGCCAGAGCGTGAACTGAACAAGTTTGTTGAGTTTTTATAA